The genome window GAACGGAACGTGTTCTTCGGGTTGTGCTTCGACAACACCTTCGTGATCGCTGCCGTCAACGTCGTCTTGCCATGATCAATGTGACCAATCGTCCCTACGTTTACGTGCGGCTTAGAACGGTCAAATTTTTCCTTCGCCATCTTGATTCCCTCTCGTTCCTCTGCTTGAGATCTTAATTTGCAATTCCGGTCAGGCTACTGATTCGTATTTTCCGACCCTTGATCCTCTGGCTTTTTGTACACATGAGGATTTTCAACAATACCCTTTTTGAAGACCTTGCGAATTCCCTGTCGAAGAGCTATGTCCCCCTGAAGCACCAGATCCCTCACCGGCTGCTCAGGTCGGCCTCGAAACGAAGTCACATGAAAATATTCGTGATCTTCAAGCGGCCTAGCCGAAAAGTAATAATTAGAGACACAACAGCGACTGCGATCGACCTTAATCTGATTGACCGAATGCCACGATTTCTCGTGCGTGGCCATCAGCACCAACCTGTTAAACCTACTCACAACTTCCCGAGGCTCACCCTTCGGACCATCATCCCAAAGCTCCAGATTACCGCCAGACTCGTGGGTCCAATCCGGGGAGACATAGTACAGCAGATTGAGAACCCGATATGCCTGGCGATTCTTGTCATGCGAGTTGTCCAGATGAGGATTTAGAAAATTATCCTTACCCATTAAGCTGATCCCGCCAGCATACAAATGCTCATCTGGTTCCATTTCCCGGATTCCAGTTATCTCTTCCACCAACTTCAACACTCCGGGTTGCTGGAAAGCGTAAACGACTTCCTCCAGCAGCGGATTGTATTGGTTCATCTGTGCTGCAACGTACTTGTACTCCCGCAAACTTTTTTTGAGCATCATCGAACTCTTATCCGGAAATGCGGCGAATATTCGATCCGCTTCCTCCTCCGGAAGAAGGCCGTCAATCGCGCAGCTCTGGACCCGATGGCTGTGAAACTCCGCCTGAAGACGATCCTTTTCTTCGGCTAACCGCCTTCCGATGATCGCGCCATACTCAATACGATTCACACTCTGCTCCAAACCAACTTCACGATTCCAAAAAATGCAGGACAGCACAAAACCATCAATAGTACGCGTAAACCTTCAAAAACCTTTGCCGCAGCTCTACTGGAATCTTCTCGATGCGAGCCAGGTACTTCTCGCGGATCAATGCCTGATCGCTCATCGGAAGAGCCTTGTACAGATCCGGACCGTCCTTGCCCAACAGGCCTTTGTCCAGAATCAACTCAAACTGGCGAACGCGCAGTTTTTTTGCTGCTACGGTCGACAGGAAAAGGTCGGCGCGATTGGTAGCACAGGCTGCGTCAATGCGCGAAGCCAACTGCTGAAATCCCTGCTCATTCTGAACCGCAAACAATGCCTGCTCGAACATCAATCTTTTCCTTACCACTTACAAAATCTGATGAGCGAATCCGGCCCTCGGGCCAGCCGCTAAACTCTGGAGCGGGAGACCGGGATCGAACCGGCGACCAACAGCTTGGAAGGCTGTGACTCTACCACTGAGTTACTCCCGCAAATACAGCTTTTAGCTTCCAGCCGTAACTCTTCACTTCACCTCGCCGGATCAAG of Acidicapsa ligni contains these proteins:
- a CDS encoding GTP-binding protein, whose amino-acid sequence is MAKEKFDRSKPHVNVGTIGHIDHGKTTLTAAITKVLSKHNPKNTFRS
- a CDS encoding 2OG-Fe(II) oxygenase; translated protein: MNRIEYGAIIGRRLAEEKDRLQAEFHSHRVQSCAIDGLLPEEEADRIFAAFPDKSSMMLKKSLREYKYVAAQMNQYNPLLEEVVYAFQQPGVLKLVEEITGIREMEPDEHLYAGGISLMGKDNFLNPHLDNSHDKNRQAYRVLNLLYYVSPDWTHESGGNLELWDDGPKGEPREVVSRFNRLVLMATHEKSWHSVNQIKVDRSRCCVSNYYFSARPLEDHEYFHVTSFRGRPEQPVRDLVLQGDIALRQGIRKVFKKGIVENPHVYKKPEDQGSENTNQ